One window of the Archangium primigenium genome contains the following:
- a CDS encoding type II toxin-antitoxin system RelE family toxin — MAYRVQIPVELWSTLKALPPVLVDKLHRRLDGIAQLAEVAPPLNPLWLKLGATDRPLLRCLVDGYVLLYEVDETCRTVLVLDVEQEEHDAPFYFEEAMGANDPH, encoded by the coding sequence ATGGCCTACCGCGTCCAGATTCCCGTGGAGTTGTGGAGCACCCTCAAGGCGCTGCCGCCGGTGCTCGTCGACAAGCTGCATCGGAGACTGGACGGCATCGCTCAACTGGCCGAGGTGGCCCCGCCGCTCAACCCGCTCTGGCTGAAGCTGGGCGCCACGGACCGGCCGCTGCTGCGCTGCCTGGTGGACGGCTACGTGCTGCTCTACGAGGTGGACGAGACGTGCCGCACCGTGCTCGTGCTCGACGTGGAGCAGGAAGAGCACGACGCGCCCTTCTATTTCGAGGAGGCCATGGGCGCGAACGATCCGCACTGA
- a CDS encoding cold-shock protein, giving the protein MATGTVKWFNDAKGFGFITQDGGGEDVFCHHTAIQADGFRTLQEGQRVSFEVAKGPKGLQAQNVRPT; this is encoded by the coding sequence ATGGCAACCGGTACTGTCAAGTGGTTCAATGACGCGAAGGGCTTTGGCTTCATCACCCAGGACGGCGGTGGCGAGGACGTGTTCTGCCACCACACCGCCATCCAGGCGGACGGCTTCCGGACCCTCCAGGAGGGCCAGCGCGTCTCGTTCGAAGTGGCCAAGGGCCCCAAGGGCCTGCAGGCCCAGAACGTGCGCCCCACGTAA
- a CDS encoding response regulator: MSEIETKIRVLVVDDDVDLLMLVERTLHAYGFEVRTHRSSLGVSNLVRTVMPDLVLLDVNIPALSGDKVLALARNQAPSTTRFILYSASDEAKLRSLALASGADGYISKSVQGESLARKLISIYKKSRLPVAGAR, encoded by the coding sequence ATGTCTGAGATCGAAACGAAGATCCGCGTCCTGGTGGTGGACGACGATGTGGATCTGCTCATGCTGGTGGAACGCACCCTGCACGCCTACGGCTTCGAGGTGCGCACGCACCGCTCGTCCCTGGGCGTGTCCAACCTGGTGCGCACCGTGATGCCGGACCTGGTGCTGTTGGACGTGAACATCCCGGCGCTCAGCGGGGACAAGGTGCTGGCGCTCGCGCGCAACCAGGCGCCCTCCACCACGCGCTTCATCCTCTACTCGGCCTCGGACGAGGCCAAGCTGCGCTCGCTGGCGCTCGCCTCGGGCGCCGACGGCTACATCTCCAAGAGCGTCCAGGGCGAGTCGCTCGCGCGCAAGCTCATCAGCATCTACAAGAAGAGTCGGCTGCCGGTGGCGGGCGCGCGCTAG
- a CDS encoding sodium-translocating pyrophosphatase, protein MIPASITGKAARVLGFLALLASSTARASEADLVLPDFRQVTFMGGAVTGTQLLMAGIAICVVGLVFGFLQFAALRKLPVHKAMLEISELIYATCQTYLVTQGKLILILEVLIGAVMVVYFGFLRHLEPLKVIAILAASLLGIAGSYGVAWFGIRVNTFANSRTSFASLRGKPYPTYAIPLQAGISIGMVLVSTELLLILLILLLVPADYAGSVFIGFAVGESLGASVLRIAGGIFTKIADIGSDLMKIVFKIKEDDARNPGVIADCAGDNAGDSVGPSADGFETYGVTSVALITFILLAVPMQFQAQLLIWIFMMSSAMVIASLGSYFINGLIQGGMYKNADQMNFEKPLTVLVWLTSLVSVAVTFLVSALLIPDLAGDNTLWLRLSGIVTCGTLAGAIIPEAIKVFTSTESRHVREVVTASREGGASLNVISGLVAGNFSAYWMGIIIMVLMGSAYYLSLGIPETLMIAPAVFAFGLVAFGFLSMAPVTIAVDSYGPVTDNAQSVYELSLIENIPNVKAEIQKDFGFTPDFDKGKDYLEQNDGAGNTFKATSKPVLIGTAVVGATTLIFSIIVLLVGIVQGPNGLPMLNPANTDKLSLLHAPFLLGLIAGGAIVYWFSGASMQAVSTGAYRAVEFIKANIRLEGVEKASVEDSKRVVAICTQYAQKGMINIFLGVFCSTLAFACFESFFFVGYLISIAIFGLYQALFMANAGGAWDNAKKLVEVELKAKGSELHAATVVGDTVGDPFKDTSSVALNPVIKFTTLFGLLAVELAVELKAAGQGALTQGIALVLFLVSFVFVYRSFYGMRIETPMSVLTGDSKAESKAA, encoded by the coding sequence ATGATTCCCGCTTCCATCACCGGCAAGGCGGCCAGGGTCCTCGGATTCCTGGCGCTCCTGGCCAGCTCCACCGCCCGCGCGAGCGAGGCGGACCTCGTCCTGCCGGACTTCCGGCAGGTCACCTTCATGGGCGGCGCGGTCACCGGCACCCAGCTGCTCATGGCCGGCATCGCCATCTGCGTGGTGGGCCTGGTCTTCGGCTTCCTGCAGTTCGCGGCCCTGCGCAAGCTGCCCGTGCACAAGGCGATGCTCGAGATCTCCGAGCTCATCTACGCGACGTGTCAGACGTACCTCGTCACCCAGGGCAAGCTCATCCTCATCCTCGAGGTGCTCATCGGCGCGGTGATGGTCGTCTACTTCGGCTTCCTGCGTCATCTGGAGCCGCTCAAGGTCATCGCCATCCTGGCGGCGAGCCTGTTGGGCATCGCGGGCAGCTACGGCGTGGCCTGGTTCGGCATCCGGGTGAACACGTTCGCCAACAGCCGCACGTCGTTCGCGTCGCTGCGCGGCAAGCCCTACCCCACCTACGCCATCCCCCTGCAGGCGGGCATCTCCATCGGCATGGTGCTCGTGTCCACGGAGCTCCTGCTCATCCTGCTCATCCTCCTGCTGGTGCCGGCGGACTACGCGGGCTCGGTGTTCATCGGCTTCGCGGTGGGTGAGTCGCTGGGCGCCAGCGTGCTGCGCATCGCGGGCGGCATCTTCACGAAGATCGCCGACATCGGCTCGGACCTGATGAAGATCGTCTTCAAGATCAAGGAAGACGACGCGCGCAACCCCGGCGTCATCGCGGACTGCGCGGGTGACAACGCGGGTGACTCGGTGGGCCCGTCCGCGGACGGCTTCGAGACCTACGGCGTGACGAGCGTGGCGCTCATCACGTTCATCCTCCTGGCGGTGCCCATGCAGTTCCAGGCGCAGTTGCTCATCTGGATCTTCATGATGAGCAGCGCCATGGTGATCGCGAGCCTGGGCTCGTACTTCATCAACGGGCTCATCCAGGGCGGCATGTACAAGAACGCCGACCAGATGAACTTCGAGAAGCCGCTGACGGTGCTCGTGTGGCTCACGTCGCTGGTCTCCGTGGCGGTGACGTTCCTGGTCTCCGCGCTGCTCATCCCGGACCTGGCGGGTGACAACACGCTGTGGCTGCGGCTGAGCGGCATCGTGACGTGCGGCACGCTGGCGGGCGCCATCATCCCCGAGGCCATCAAGGTCTTCACCTCCACCGAGAGCCGCCACGTGCGCGAGGTGGTGACGGCGTCGCGCGAGGGTGGCGCGTCCCTCAACGTCATCTCGGGCCTCGTCGCCGGCAACTTCTCCGCCTACTGGATGGGCATCATCATCATGGTGCTCATGGGCAGCGCGTACTACCTGAGCCTGGGCATCCCGGAGACGCTGATGATCGCCCCGGCGGTGTTCGCCTTCGGCCTGGTGGCCTTCGGCTTCCTGAGCATGGCGCCGGTCACCATCGCGGTGGACTCGTACGGCCCGGTGACGGACAACGCGCAGAGCGTGTACGAGCTGTCGCTCATCGAGAACATCCCCAACGTGAAGGCGGAGATCCAGAAGGACTTCGGCTTCACCCCGGACTTCGACAAGGGCAAGGACTACCTCGAGCAGAACGACGGCGCGGGCAACACGTTCAAGGCCACGAGCAAGCCGGTGCTCATCGGCACCGCGGTGGTGGGCGCCACGACGCTCATCTTCTCCATCATCGTGCTGCTGGTCGGCATCGTGCAGGGCCCCAACGGCCTGCCCATGCTCAACCCGGCCAACACGGACAAGCTGTCGCTCTTGCACGCGCCCTTCCTCCTGGGCCTCATCGCCGGCGGCGCCATCGTGTACTGGTTCTCGGGCGCCTCCATGCAGGCGGTGTCCACGGGCGCCTACCGCGCGGTGGAGTTCATCAAGGCCAACATCCGGCTGGAGGGCGTGGAGAAGGCGAGCGTGGAGGACTCCAAGCGCGTGGTGGCCATCTGCACCCAGTACGCGCAGAAGGGCATGATCAACATCTTCCTCGGCGTGTTCTGCAGCACGCTGGCGTTCGCCTGCTTCGAGTCCTTCTTCTTCGTGGGCTACCTCATCTCCATCGCCATCTTCGGCCTGTACCAGGCGCTCTTCATGGCCAACGCCGGTGGCGCGTGGGACAACGCCAAGAAGCTGGTGGAAGTGGAGCTCAAGGCCAAGGGCTCGGAGCTGCACGCGGCCACGGTGGTGGGTGACACGGTGGGCGATCCCTTCAAGGACACGTCCTCGGTGGCGCTCAACCCCGTCATCAAGTTCACCACCCTCTTCGGCCTGCTGGCCGTGGAGCTGGCGGTGGAGCTCAAGGCGGCCGGCCAGGGCGCGCTCACCCAGGGCATCGCGCTGGTGCTCTTCCTGGTGTCCTTCGTGTTCGTCTACCGCTCCTTCTACGGCATGCGCATCGAGACGCCCATGTCCGTGCTGACGGGCGACTCCAAGGCCGAGAGCAAGGCGGCCTGA
- a CDS encoding ABC1 kinase family protein has translation MASDSDDDKLPTQGRFTRFRKLAGLSAQLGADVLKSGARKLVGQEADLMSLSAAEKLVSTLGELKGAAMKFGQVVSMDPELFSPEVRQVIARLQNEAPPMPYAQVAGVIRADLGDAPEKVFREFSQTPLAAASLGQVHRAVLHDGREVAVKVQYPGIEQTLVGDMENLGLVVKTVSKASRLADGTAYFQEMRDEMLLETDYLREAALCTAFGRAVAGLPDLKVPEVIAERTTRRVLTLELLRGRTLKDWVVSQPSAEERYRVARQLILAIYGPLFTTGDIHADPHPGNFMVLEDGRLGVLDFGSIKRFSPAFVATNRRMFLHAVRLEPMNVLALCREVGFTCELPDAEGEALIQEIFAIAGRPMRQDFYDFSTCGIAREMRTLFTKNAPRMLKIRPPAEGVLFFRSTGGLIQNLRLIGAEGNFRRVYQEVAALL, from the coding sequence ATGGCCTCCGACTCCGACGACGACAAGCTCCCCACCCAGGGCCGTTTCACCCGCTTCCGCAAGCTCGCGGGGCTGTCCGCCCAGCTCGGCGCGGACGTGCTCAAGAGCGGCGCGAGGAAACTCGTGGGCCAGGAGGCGGACCTCATGAGCCTGTCCGCCGCGGAGAAGCTGGTGTCCACGCTCGGCGAGCTCAAGGGCGCGGCCATGAAGTTCGGCCAGGTCGTCTCCATGGACCCGGAGCTGTTCTCCCCCGAGGTGCGCCAGGTCATCGCGCGGCTGCAGAACGAGGCCCCACCCATGCCCTACGCCCAGGTGGCGGGGGTCATCCGCGCGGACCTGGGCGACGCCCCGGAGAAGGTCTTCCGCGAGTTCTCCCAGACGCCGCTGGCCGCCGCGTCGCTCGGCCAGGTGCACCGCGCGGTGCTCCACGACGGGCGGGAAGTGGCCGTCAAGGTCCAGTACCCCGGCATCGAGCAGACGCTCGTGGGGGACATGGAGAACCTGGGCCTCGTGGTGAAGACGGTCTCCAAGGCCTCGCGCCTGGCCGACGGCACCGCCTACTTCCAGGAGATGCGCGACGAGATGCTCCTGGAGACGGACTACCTGCGCGAGGCCGCGCTGTGCACCGCCTTCGGCCGGGCCGTGGCCGGGCTGCCGGACCTGAAGGTCCCCGAGGTCATCGCCGAGCGCACCACCAGGCGCGTGCTCACGCTGGAGCTCCTGCGCGGCCGCACCCTCAAGGACTGGGTCGTCTCCCAGCCGTCCGCCGAGGAGCGCTACCGCGTGGCGCGCCAGCTCATCCTCGCCATCTACGGGCCCCTGTTCACCACGGGGGACATCCACGCGGACCCCCACCCGGGCAACTTCATGGTGCTGGAGGACGGCCGGCTCGGGGTGCTCGACTTCGGCTCCATCAAGCGCTTCAGCCCCGCGTTCGTGGCCACCAACCGGCGCATGTTCCTGCACGCCGTGCGGCTCGAGCCCATGAACGTGCTCGCCCTGTGCCGCGAGGTGGGCTTCACGTGCGAGCTGCCGGACGCGGAGGGCGAGGCGCTCATCCAGGAGATCTTCGCCATCGCCGGGCGGCCCATGCGCCAGGACTTCTACGACTTCTCCACCTGCGGCATCGCCCGGGAGATGCGCACGCTGTTCACCAAGAACGCGCCGCGCATGTTGAAGATCCGCCCGCCCGCCGAGGGGGTGCTCTTCTTCCGCTCCACCGGAGGCCTCATCCAGAACCTCAGGCTCATCGGCGCCGAGGGCAACTTCCGCCGCGTGTACCAGGAGGTCGCGGCGCTGCTGTGA
- a CDS encoding TIGR00366 family protein, with the protein METLVRIAEALGRFSARFVPSSFAIAVLLSLFTLGLAVGWTDTPAPAVLDAWGAGFWELLGFSMQMALVMFSGYLLALTRPVRALLEWLAARAQGPRSAVVLMAAVSMGLAYVNWGLSLVASAMLVRFVARRRPDVDYRLLVACAYFGLGATWHAGLSASAPLLVATPGHFLEKQLGVIPIDRTLFSPFNLTLTLAVVGGLTLLAWALHPRPEHTVRVDPALLEQFRDFEPPARPAERSPALWLDHAPWLNVVFGGLGLVWFARLLWLHGGYRALNLNAVNFLFLTLAVLLHTTPARLLKASEEAASVLHGIVLQFPLYAGIYGIFKATGLTERIGQLFVSLSTAQTFPAIVYLYSGVVNYFVPSGGSKWAIEAPYLLEAARTLGVAPEKVVLAYAWGDMATDLIQPFWALPLLAVARLEFKDILGFLLVAFLLYLPLVTLAFLVWG; encoded by the coding sequence GTGGAAACCCTCGTTCGCATCGCGGAGGCGCTCGGACGCTTCTCCGCGCGCTTCGTGCCCAGCTCGTTCGCCATCGCGGTGCTGCTGTCGCTCTTCACGCTCGGGCTCGCGGTGGGGTGGACGGACACCCCGGCCCCCGCCGTGCTGGACGCGTGGGGCGCGGGCTTCTGGGAGCTGCTCGGCTTCTCCATGCAGATGGCGCTGGTGATGTTCTCCGGCTACCTGCTCGCGCTCACCCGGCCGGTGCGCGCGCTGCTCGAGTGGCTGGCGGCGCGGGCCCAGGGCCCCCGGAGCGCGGTGGTGCTCATGGCGGCGGTGTCCATGGGCTTGGCGTACGTGAACTGGGGCCTGTCGCTCGTGGCCAGCGCCATGCTGGTGCGCTTCGTGGCGCGGCGGCGGCCGGACGTGGACTACCGGCTCCTGGTGGCGTGCGCCTACTTCGGGCTGGGGGCCACGTGGCACGCGGGCCTGTCCGCCTCGGCGCCGCTCCTGGTGGCCACCCCGGGCCACTTCCTGGAGAAGCAGCTGGGCGTCATCCCCATCGATCGCACCCTCTTCTCGCCCTTCAACCTGACGCTCACGCTCGCGGTGGTGGGGGGCCTCACGCTGCTCGCCTGGGCCCTGCACCCGCGCCCCGAGCACACCGTGCGCGTGGACCCGGCGCTCCTGGAGCAGTTCCGCGACTTCGAGCCGCCCGCGCGCCCCGCGGAGAGGAGCCCCGCGCTGTGGCTGGACCATGCCCCGTGGCTCAACGTGGTGTTCGGGGGCTTGGGGCTCGTGTGGTTCGCGCGCCTGCTGTGGCTGCACGGCGGCTACCGGGCGCTCAACCTCAACGCGGTGAACTTCCTCTTCCTCACGCTGGCGGTGCTCCTGCACACCACCCCGGCGCGCCTGCTCAAGGCGAGCGAGGAGGCCGCGAGCGTGCTGCACGGCATCGTGCTGCAGTTCCCCCTGTACGCGGGCATCTACGGCATCTTCAAGGCCACGGGCCTCACCGAGCGCATCGGCCAGCTCTTCGTGTCGCTGTCCACCGCCCAGACCTTCCCCGCCATCGTCTACCTCTACAGCGGCGTGGTGAACTACTTCGTGCCCTCGGGCGGCTCCAAGTGGGCCATCGAGGCGCCCTACCTCCTGGAGGCCGCGCGCACGCTCGGGGTCGCCCCGGAGAAGGTCGTGCTCGCGTACGCCTGGGGCGACATGGCCACCGACCTCATCCAGCCCTTCTGGGCCCTGCCGCTGCTCGCCGTGGCCCGTCTGGAATTCAAGGACATCCTGGGATTCCTGCTGGTGGCCTTCCTCCTGTACCTGCCGCTGGTGACCCTCGCCTTCCTCGTGTGGGGCTGA
- a CDS encoding response regulator, producing MRSPATGTVLNVNDTEASRYLSTATLRLAGHQVIEATGGREALERAEADQPDIVLLDIKLPDLDGYTVCERIKANPRTAHIAVIHTSATYVTADKKVRGLKSGADVYLTQPFDPEELTATVASVLRMRVLEQEARRRARQLEELDRRKDEFLAMLAHELRNPLAAINTAVALVRQGDTPDTQPARMHDIIQRQTRHLVRMVDDLLEVSRITRGHVELRRTRVDLAALLQQVLEHTRPVMERRGLALHVPPPRAPLWMEGDAHRLEQIFGNLLDNALKYTRASGTVAVTLDTEVAEGRRWARVTVKDSGVGMERDLLARVFEPFVQADRSLDRELGGLGIGLMLVRQFVGLHGGEVTAASEGLDKGSAFSVRLPVDAGDEARAESALPAPDAAAPDAEPRRILLVEDNADARLTLSEMLELWGHDVEVASDGLEGVTKALQRTVRLAVVDIGLPGLDGYAVAERLRAQRGKDIRLIALTGYGTPEAKRRALDAGFDVHLTKPVNLEELARLLRDLSPP from the coding sequence TTGCGATCGCCTGCCACGGGCACCGTCCTCAACGTCAACGACACCGAAGCCAGCCGGTACCTCTCCACCGCGACGCTGCGCCTCGCCGGCCATCAGGTCATCGAGGCCACGGGTGGCCGCGAGGCCCTCGAGCGCGCGGAGGCGGACCAGCCCGACATCGTCCTGCTCGACATCAAGCTGCCGGACCTGGATGGCTACACGGTGTGCGAGCGCATCAAGGCCAACCCCCGCACCGCGCACATCGCCGTCATCCACACGTCCGCCACGTACGTCACCGCGGACAAGAAGGTCCGGGGCCTCAAGAGCGGCGCGGACGTGTACCTCACCCAGCCCTTCGATCCCGAGGAGCTCACGGCCACGGTGGCCTCCGTGCTCCGGATGCGCGTGCTGGAGCAGGAGGCGCGCCGCCGGGCCCGGCAGCTCGAGGAGCTGGACCGGCGCAAGGACGAGTTCCTCGCCATGCTCGCCCACGAGCTGCGCAACCCCCTGGCCGCCATCAACACCGCCGTGGCCCTGGTCCGCCAGGGCGACACGCCCGACACCCAGCCCGCGCGCATGCACGACATCATCCAGCGCCAGACGCGCCACCTGGTGCGCATGGTGGACGACCTGCTGGAGGTCAGCCGCATCACCCGCGGGCACGTGGAGCTGCGCCGCACCCGCGTGGACCTGGCCGCCCTGCTCCAGCAGGTGCTCGAGCACACCCGGCCGGTGATGGAGCGCCGGGGCCTCGCCCTGCACGTGCCGCCCCCCCGGGCCCCGCTGTGGATGGAGGGTGATGCGCACCGGCTGGAGCAGATCTTCGGCAACCTGCTCGACAACGCGCTCAAGTACACGCGCGCGTCCGGGACCGTGGCGGTGACGCTGGACACCGAGGTGGCCGAGGGCCGGCGCTGGGCCCGGGTGACGGTGAAGGACAGCGGCGTGGGCATGGAGCGCGACCTGCTGGCGCGCGTCTTCGAGCCCTTCGTCCAGGCGGACCGCTCCCTGGACCGGGAGCTGGGCGGACTGGGCATCGGGCTGATGCTGGTGCGCCAGTTCGTGGGCCTGCATGGCGGCGAGGTCACCGCCGCGAGCGAGGGCCTGGACAAGGGCAGCGCCTTCAGCGTGCGCCTGCCCGTGGACGCCGGGGACGAGGCGCGGGCGGAGTCCGCCCTCCCCGCCCCGGACGCCGCCGCCCCGGACGCCGAGCCCCGGCGCATCCTCCTGGTGGAGGACAACGCGGACGCCCGGCTCACGCTCAGCGAGATGCTGGAGTTGTGGGGCCATGACGTCGAGGTGGCGAGCGACGGACTGGAGGGCGTGACCAAGGCCCTGCAGCGCACGGTGCGGCTGGCGGTGGTGGACATTGGCCTGCCCGGACTGGACGGCTACGCGGTGGCCGAGCGCCTGCGCGCCCAACGGGGCAAGGACATCCGCCTCATCGCGCTCACGGGCTACGGCACGCCCGAGGCCAAGCGGCGCGCGCTCGACGCGGGCTTCGACGTGCACCTCACCAAGCCCGTCAACCTGGAGGAGCTGGCGCGCCTGCTGCGCGACCTCTCGCCGCCCTGA
- a CDS encoding transcriptional regulator yields the protein MTQQHPIPPSRTSTVRGALEAELASAPEEGLTARELSARVGISEKDVAGHLTHLAKSLRAGGAALTVIPSECLACGFVFRDRERLTRPGACPACRSTRIEPPAFRIR from the coding sequence ATGACGCAGCAGCACCCGATTCCCCCCAGCCGCACGAGCACCGTGCGGGGCGCGCTGGAGGCGGAGCTGGCCTCGGCGCCGGAGGAGGGGCTCACCGCGCGGGAGCTGTCCGCGCGCGTGGGCATCTCCGAGAAGGACGTGGCGGGGCACCTCACGCACCTGGCGAAGTCCCTGCGCGCCGGAGGCGCGGCGCTCACGGTGATTCCCTCCGAGTGTCTGGCGTGCGGCTTCGTCTTCCGCGACCGCGAGCGCCTCACCCGGCCCGGCGCCTGCCCCGCGTGCCGCTCCACGCGCATCGAGCCGCCCGCCTTCCGCATCCGCTGA
- a CDS encoding serine/threonine-protein kinase → MESTTSQSCACSTPHESWGTCPTLVHAASTLPPATARENEFVGQRFGSFRVLRELGRGGMGTVLLAEHVLIPKRVAVKVLHRHLAQTPELLSRLVAEARAMCLVQHENVATLYDLELRDGLPYFVMEYLEGQSLADFARGPLPPALVVELLGQVCDALGAAHARGIVHRDLKPANVFLVPGAHGRQRVKLLDFGIAKRLVPQAGDTPTRTGVIMGTPEFMAPEQCAGGEVDARTDLYAVGVLGHLLLTGRAPFRGESAAAVLVAHLQQAPRPAHEAQPGVPPALSAVLLRALAKRPEERFASAAELRAALEAALTRAPPRPTPITFSACLVSPKGSVSREYLCEPMGRAGLFLRTLDTPPALLSDVPLRLALPGGELACVGQVVRHVTPAQARAWNMSPGFGVELRDNSPAFQKTFARLLEGQPAAEPPPAPAEDARVAAVVAEFRQRLTGDRYCVLGVPRDADLERIRRRAREAREQLEPLLALPLPPAQRAFLQRALGRVTESLGILGHPERRVEYDAELGNLRGVMRCLASGLTVTAMEAARQRYFARHPQTEGHAVLHMASAESFVSASRFPEALACYEAALRADPLHLEALKRWHALRARMRGDAVGVSPR, encoded by the coding sequence TTGGAATCCACCACCTCACAGTCCTGCGCCTGTTCCACGCCCCATGAGAGCTGGGGCACGTGTCCCACGCTCGTGCATGCCGCGAGCACGCTGCCGCCCGCGACCGCGCGGGAGAACGAATTCGTGGGGCAGCGCTTCGGCAGCTTCCGCGTGCTGCGCGAGTTGGGCCGCGGCGGCATGGGCACGGTGCTGCTCGCCGAGCACGTGCTCATCCCCAAGCGCGTCGCGGTGAAGGTGCTCCACCGCCACCTGGCCCAGACGCCGGAGCTGCTCTCGCGCCTGGTCGCCGAGGCGCGCGCCATGTGCCTCGTCCAGCACGAGAACGTCGCCACGCTCTATGACCTGGAGCTGCGAGACGGGCTGCCCTACTTCGTCATGGAGTACCTGGAGGGCCAGAGCCTGGCGGACTTCGCGCGCGGCCCGCTCCCGCCCGCGCTGGTGGTGGAGCTGCTCGGCCAGGTGTGTGACGCGCTCGGCGCGGCGCACGCGCGGGGCATCGTCCACCGCGACCTCAAGCCCGCCAACGTCTTCCTGGTGCCCGGCGCGCACGGGCGCCAGCGCGTGAAGCTGCTCGACTTCGGCATCGCCAAGCGGCTGGTGCCCCAGGCCGGGGACACGCCCACGCGCACCGGCGTCATCATGGGCACCCCGGAGTTCATGGCCCCCGAGCAGTGCGCCGGGGGCGAGGTGGACGCGCGCACGGACCTGTACGCGGTGGGGGTCCTGGGCCACCTGCTGCTCACCGGCCGGGCCCCCTTCCGCGGGGAGAGCGCCGCGGCGGTGCTGGTGGCGCACCTGCAACAGGCGCCGCGCCCCGCGCACGAGGCGCAGCCCGGGGTGCCGCCCGCGCTGTCCGCCGTGCTGCTGCGCGCCCTGGCCAAGCGCCCCGAGGAGCGCTTCGCCTCCGCCGCCGAGCTGCGCGCCGCCCTGGAGGCCGCGCTCACCCGCGCGCCGCCCCGGCCCACGCCCATCACCTTCTCCGCGTGCCTCGTGTCTCCCAAGGGCAGCGTCTCGCGCGAGTACCTCTGCGAGCCCATGGGCCGCGCGGGCCTCTTCCTGCGCACCCTGGACACGCCGCCCGCGCTGCTGTCCGACGTGCCCCTGCGGCTCGCGCTGCCCGGCGGCGAGCTCGCCTGCGTGGGCCAGGTGGTGCGCCACGTGACGCCCGCGCAGGCGCGCGCCTGGAACATGTCGCCCGGCTTCGGCGTGGAGCTGCGCGACAACTCGCCCGCCTTCCAGAAGACCTTCGCCCGGCTGCTCGAGGGCCAGCCCGCCGCGGAGCCCCCGCCCGCGCCCGCCGAGGACGCCCGGGTGGCCGCGGTGGTGGCCGAGTTCCGCCAGCGCCTGACGGGGGACCGCTACTGCGTGCTGGGCGTGCCCCGGGACGCGGACCTGGAGCGCATCCGCCGGCGGGCCCGCGAGGCCCGCGAGCAGCTCGAGCCCTTGCTCGCGCTCCCGCTCCCCCCCGCGCAGCGCGCCTTCCTGCAGCGCGCGCTCGGCCGGGTGACGGAGAGCCTGGGCATCCTCGGCCACCCCGAGCGGCGCGTGGAGTACGACGCCGAGCTGGGCAACCTCCGGGGCGTCATGCGCTGCCTGGCCTCGGGGCTCACCGTGACGGCGATGGAGGCCGCGCGCCAGCGCTACTTCGCCCGCCACCCCCAGACGGAGGGGCACGCGGTGCTGCACATGGCCTCGGCCGAGTCCTTCGTGTCCGCCAGCCGCTTTCCCGAGGCGCTCGCCTGCTACGAGGCCGCGCTCCGGGCGGACCCCCTCCATCTGGAGGCCCTCAAACGCTGGCATGCCCTGCGGGCGAGGATGCGGGGCGATGCGGTGGGCGTCTCCCCTCGTTAG